The DNA sequence CCGGCCGCCGTTCCGGGGCGCGGCGGGCGCGCCCGCGTTGCCCCCTGGGGGCGAACCCGGGCGCTTTCCGGGCATTTCTGCGCGGTGACGGGCCCCGGCCGCCCTAGGGTCGGCCCGGTAGTGGGGGGCCGTCCACCGATCGGAGCCGTTCGATGACCATGACCACCATCCGCAGTGTCGGGCCGGCCGGAAGCCTCACCTCCCGTGTCGCCGCCGGTGTGCTCGCCGTCGGTGTGGCCCTGACGGTCGCCGCGCCCGCCGGTGCCGCGGCCCCGGCCGCCGCGCCGGCCAAGCCGTACGGCACCGTCACCGCCCAGAGCGGCCTGAACCTGCGCGCCTACCCGAGCACCGACTCCTCCGTGAAGGGCACGCTGGCCTACCGTGCCCAGGTCGGCCTGGTGTGCAAGGTCCGCGCGCAGAACATCGCCGGCAACGACGTCTGGTACCTGGTCCGGGACAGCCGCAAGGTCTGGGTCCCCGCCCGCTACGTCGTCCCCACCGGCACGGTCAACTACTGCAAGGACGTGCTCCGCTAGGCCGGGGCGGTGCCACCCCGCCCCGGCCCGCACCCCGCCCTACTCCACGGGCCAGGTGTGGGCCGGGGCGTTGAGGTGCATGTAGTCGAGGTACTGGCGGGTCATCAGGCGCAGCGCCTCCTGCGGCCCGACCCGGCTGGTGCGGTCGATGTGGTGGAACATCTCAGCCTGCCACACCGCCCCGTTGCGCCCGGTGACGCACCGCTGCTCGATGACGCCGAGCAGCGGCTCGCGCCAGGGCGCGTCCATCCCGGAGACCTCCAGGCCCCGGTGGGCCAGCGGCAGCAGGCGGCGCAGCACCAGTTCGGCCACCGGCACCTCGCCCATGCCCGGCCAGTACAGACGGGCGTCGATCCCGTGCCGGGCCGCCGCGTGCAGGTTGTCCTCCGCGGCCTGGAACGACATCCGCGACCACACGGGGCGCTCCTCGTCCACCAGGGCGCGTGTCAGACCGTAGTAGAAGGCCCCGTTGGCGAGGATGTCGGCCACCGTCGGCCCGGCGGGCAGCACCCGGTTCTCGATCCGCAGGTGCGGCTTGCCCTGGTCCACGGCGTAGACCGGGCGGTTCCAGCGGTAGATCGTCCCGTTGTGCAGCGTCAGTTCGGCGAGGTGGGGCGTGTCGCCCCCGTCCAGGGTCTCCTTCGGGTCCTCGTCGTCGCAGAGCGGCAGCAGGGCCGGGAAGTAGCGCAGGTTCTCCTCGAACAGGTCGAAGACGCTGTTGATCCAGCGCTCGCCGAACCAGACGCGCGGGCGCACGCCCTGCACCTTGAGTTCGTCGGGACGGGTGTCGGTCGCCTGCTCGAAGAGCGGGACACGGGTCTCGCGCCACAGCTCCTTGCCGAACAGGAACGGCGCGTTGGCCGCGAGCGCCACCTGCACCCCGGCGATCGCCTGCGCCGCGTTCCAGTACGCCGCGAACCGGTCGGGCGAGACCTGGAGGTGGAACTGGGTGCTGGTGCAGGCCGCCTCGGGCGTGATGGTGTCGGCGTACGTCCGCAGCCGCTCCACCCCGTCGATCTCGATGCGCAGGTCCTCGCCGCGCGCCGCGAACACCTGCTCGTTCAGCAGGTGGTAGCGGGGGTTCTCGGAGAGGGCGGCGGCGCCGACGTGGTCGCGGCGCAGGGTCGGCAGGATGCCGACCATCGCCAGGTGCGCGCCGACGTCCGCGGCCCGCCGCTCGGCGTGGTTGAGGGCGTCGCGGATCTCCTGCTCCCAGGAGTCCGGGCCGCCCGCGGTGAGCTGCCGCGGGGAGATGTTGATCTCCAGGTTGAACCGGCCGAGTTCGCTGTCCCACGCGGGGTCGGCGATGGCCTCCAGCACGTCGGTGCTCCGCATCGCGGGCTCGCCCGAGCTGTCGACCAGGTTCAGTTCGATCTCCAGGCCCACCTGGGGGCGCTCGAACTCGAAACGGGCTTCGCGCAGCATCTGCGCGAAGGTGTCCAGGCACGACTGCATCTTGGTGCGGTAGCGGCGGCGGTCGTCACGGGTGAACACCAGCGCCGGGACGTCACGTCCCATCCGTCCTCCCGGGTCGTCGGGCAGACACCCCCGTCTCAGCGTGCCACTCACCGGCGGCCGCTACCAGCGAGGGGAGCGGGGGCGACGGTGTGCGCCCGTCCGGTCACCCGCCGTCCGGCCCTAGGCCTTGTCTGACAAATGGCGCCGTCCGCCCGCAGGGCGGGGCGCGCGGCGTCCGGTGCGTGCAATCGCAAGGCGGAGGATCATCCTCGTACTGGGCGTACTCGGATGACTCCGACAACGCGGCATGGGGGTACCTCCCAGCGGTAGCTGGGGGAGTGCGTGCCGGGCGTCGCGCGCCAGGCGGGATTTGTCAGACACGGCCCAGGCCCGGGCGGGCTCACTCGCCGCGGCGCCGGAGGAGGCCGCGGACGAAGGCCGCCTGGCCGGCGTGCTGGAGGTCGTCCGAGATCACGCTGACCAGGCGGACCCCCAGGGTGACCGGCGGTGTCCAGGAGGCGTCCACGACCCGGTCGAGGGCGTCGGCGTCGAGGGTGCGGAGGTGGCGCAGGGTGGCGGCGTGCACGGCGTCGTGGTAGCCGAGCAGCTCGCCGGCGCCGGCCCGTACAGCGGCGACGTCCTCGGCCGTGTGCCCGTACCCGGTCGCCGCCGGCGGGAAGGGCAGCGCGAACCGCTCGGCCCACCCGTCGGCCGTCCACACCTGCTCGGTCCCCGCGGCGCCGGCGAGATGGTCGTCCTGGATCCGGGTCAGGTGCCAGACGAGCCAGGCGATGGTGTTGCCGCCCGGGTCGGGCCGCGCGGCCAGGTCGTCCGCCGACAGGCCCTCGACGGTGTCGTGCACCACCTCGCGCACCCGGTCGAAGGCATCCGTCAGCAGGTCGGCGCTGTCCATGGTCCGCTCCTCGGTCGTGTCCGCCCCATGGTGCCGCCCGGGGGGCCGCCGGGCGGGCGGACACGCCAGGGCGGGCCTTCACCGTTGTCAATGAAGGTTGACGCGTCAGAGGTGTCAATGTACGTTGACATCATGACCGAAGCAACCGATCTCGCCGAGCGGGCGGGCGACCGGGACCCCCGGATCGGGCTGAGGGCCGTCGCCGCGCTGCGCCGGCTGCTGGAGCAGCTCGAGTCCGTCCAGGTCCGCAGCGCCCGCAACCAGGGCTGGTCCTGGCAGGACATCGCGGCGGAGCTCGGCGTCAGCCGGCAGGCCGTACACAAGAAGCACGGGAGGCAGTGATGTTCGAACGCTTCACCGGGGAGGCCCGGGCCGTGGTGACCGGTGCGGTCGCCCGCTGCCGGCGGACCGGCGAACCCCGCGTCACCGACGAGCATCTGCTGCTCGCCCTGCTGGACATGACGGAGGGGCGGGCGGCGTTCGTCCTGCGGGCCCTCGGTGCGGCCGACCGGCGCGAGGGGCTGGAGGCCGCGCTGGCCGGGGCCCGGCGCCGCGGCGGGATGACCGCGGCCGACGAGCGGGCGCTCGCCGGGCTCGGCGTCGACGTGGACCGGATCGTCGCACGGGTCGAGGAGGCGCACGGCGAGGGCGCCCTCGCCGCCTTCCCGGCCCCCCGCCGCCCGCGCTCCGGGCACCGGCCCTTCACCCGCGAGGCGAAGGGCGTCCTGGAGCGGTCGCTGCGGATCGCCGTCGGCCGGCGCGACCGGGCCATCGGGTCGGAGCACCTGCTGCTGGCGCTCGCCGCCCGGCCGGGCGTGGTCGCGGAGGTGCTCGCGGACCACGGGGTGACCTACGGATCCGTCGAGCGGGTCGCCTTCGGAGCGGGGAACGCCCCGCCGGCTCAGGCGGGTTGACACTTTCCCGGGGCCCCGCCGTTGAGTGGAGTGCGTGCCGCACACCGCTCGACGACGGGGCCTTTCTTGTGTTTCGCGACTTTTGTCGTGTCATCTGCGTCACGTCATGGCCAAAACTTGAAACCCTCACGGCCTGTGGTGCGTCTGTCTGGATGGCACCGGCGGGGCATGTCACCGCCGATGCAGATGTTCGGATCCGAAGGTCTTTCCGTGAAGAGCTTTCACAGTGTCACTCTGTGTGGTGAAACTGTGGCGACCTCGCCACGTACCGTCATGAAGCCCGGGCTGCCGCGCGGGCAGGGGAGGAAACCAGCGATGAAACCGTTCGCGTGGAACTACGCACGGCCCGCCGAGCAGGCACCGGCCCTGACCGCGTACGCGTACGACGCGGCGCTCCAGCTGAACGTGCTCTCCGACGGCCGTCCCGCGATCGCCGACCGCGCCCTGATGGCCGCGGCCGGCACGACGACGTCCAAGGCCGGCTCCGCCACCCACTTCGACGACTGACCGGCCCGCCCCGATGAACGGACAGGCCACCGGCGGGACGGACCGCACTCCGTGACCGTACTGGTGCTGACGAGCGAACAGGACGTCACCGCGGACATGGTGGTGGCGCAACTGCACGAACTGGGCGTCCCGCTCGTCCGGTTCGACCCCGGCGACCTCCCCGGGGACGTCGCGCTGTCCGCCGAGTACGTACGCGGCGAGTTCCGCGGCTACCTGTCCACCGGCGGCCGGGTGGCGAGCGTCGAGGCGATGCGCTCGGTCTGGATCCGCAGGCCGGGCGAGGCCGCCGCGCACGCGCCCGATCCGTCCTCCTGGCTGACCGACGAGAGCAGCCACGCCCTGTACGGGATGCTCGACTCCACCGCCGCCCGCTGGATGAACCACCCCAGCGCGGCGGCCCGGGCACGCCGCAAACCGTGGCAGATGCGCCTCGCCCACCGCAGCGGCTTCCCCGTGCCCGCGACCCTGGTCACCACGTATCCCGCGATGGCCCGGAAGTTCGCCGAGCAGTACCGCCATGTCGTGGTGAAGTCCGTGTCCGGCAAGTCGCCCGGCGACCCGCCCATGGCCCTGCCCACGACCCTGGTCCCGCCCGACGCGGACTTCTCCGGGGTCGCCGCCGGCCCCACCCTGCTGCAGCGCTACATCGCCAAGGCCGCCGACATCCGGCTGACCAGCGTCGGCGGCACCCATCTCGCCGCACGCAAGACCGCCGAGGCCGGGCAGGTCGACGGCCGCTTCGGCGACACCGGGCACACCTGGGAGCCCGTCGAGGTCCCCGTGCCCGTCGCCCGGGCCGTGGAGCGCTACACGAAGGAGGCGGAACTGGCCTACGGGGCCTTCGACTTCGCCGAGGACGCCACCGGCACCTGGTGGTTCCTGGAGTGCAACCAGGGCGGCCAGTTCGGCTTCGTCGAGCTGGAGACCGGCCAGCCCATCGCCCGCACCGTCGCCGAGTGGCTCGCGGCCGACCCGACCGCCTGAGGAGCCCGGGCGGACCGCGGGCCGCTACCGCCGCCCGCGGCGCCACTCCTCGACGACCGCGTCGGCGTCGTACGGCTTCAGGCCCAGCGGCGGCCCCGGCGGCGGGCGCAGCATCGCCGGGGTGATCCGCTCGTTGATCCGGGCGACGATCCGCCGCACCGCGGCCTCGGAGGGGGCGCGCAGCGCCTCGGCCAGCGCGTCCTCCGCCTCCTTGCGCAGCGCGAGGGCCGGCGGCAGGACCGCCAGACCCTCGCGGTGCATCTTGCCCTTGATCCACCACAGTTCGTCGTAGCCGCCCGGGTCCTCGGGCAGCGGCTTGCCGAACCCCGGCAGATCCTCGAACTCGCCGTTCTCGGTGGCCTGCCGGACCTGGCGGTCGACCCAGGACTCGAAGCTGACGCCGGGCGGTTTCCGTTCGGTCATGCCTCCCAGCGTAGCCCCGGGCCCGGGCGCCCGGTCAGCGCACGGTGAACGCGGCCGTCGACCCGCTGAAGGCGGTCACCCTGCCGAGCAGGCTCTTCCCGTCGCCGTGGTGCACGATCCGGTACGTCCCCGGCGGCGTGCCCGG is a window from the Streptomyces zhihengii genome containing:
- a CDS encoding SH3 domain-containing protein, with the protein product MTMTTIRSVGPAGSLTSRVAAGVLAVGVALTVAAPAGAAAPAAAPAKPYGTVTAQSGLNLRAYPSTDSSVKGTLAYRAQVGLVCKVRAQNIAGNDVWYLVRDSRKVWVPARYVVPTGTVNYCKDVLR
- a CDS encoding glutamate--cysteine ligase, which codes for MGRDVPALVFTRDDRRRYRTKMQSCLDTFAQMLREARFEFERPQVGLEIELNLVDSSGEPAMRSTDVLEAIADPAWDSELGRFNLEINISPRQLTAGGPDSWEQEIRDALNHAERRAADVGAHLAMVGILPTLRRDHVGAAALSENPRYHLLNEQVFAARGEDLRIEIDGVERLRTYADTITPEAACTSTQFHLQVSPDRFAAYWNAAQAIAGVQVALAANAPFLFGKELWRETRVPLFEQATDTRPDELKVQGVRPRVWFGERWINSVFDLFEENLRYFPALLPLCDDEDPKETLDGGDTPHLAELTLHNGTIYRWNRPVYAVDQGKPHLRIENRVLPAGPTVADILANGAFYYGLTRALVDEERPVWSRMSFQAAEDNLHAAARHGIDARLYWPGMGEVPVAELVLRRLLPLAHRGLEVSGMDAPWREPLLGVIEQRCVTGRNGAVWQAEMFHHIDRTSRVGPQEALRLMTRQYLDYMHLNAPAHTWPVE
- a CDS encoding mycothiol transferase translates to MDSADLLTDAFDRVREVVHDTVEGLSADDLAARPDPGGNTIAWLVWHLTRIQDDHLAGAAGTEQVWTADGWAERFALPFPPAATGYGHTAEDVAAVRAGAGELLGYHDAVHAATLRHLRTLDADALDRVVDASWTPPVTLGVRLVSVISDDLQHAGQAAFVRGLLRRRGE
- a CDS encoding HTH domain-containing protein → MTEATDLAERAGDRDPRIGLRAVAALRRLLEQLESVQVRSARNQGWSWQDIAAELGVSRQAVHKKHGRQ
- a CDS encoding Clp protease N-terminal domain-containing protein, coding for MFERFTGEARAVVTGAVARCRRTGEPRVTDEHLLLALLDMTEGRAAFVLRALGAADRREGLEAALAGARRRGGMTAADERALAGLGVDVDRIVARVEEAHGEGALAAFPAPRRPRSGHRPFTREAKGVLERSLRIAVGRRDRAIGSEHLLLALAARPGVVAEVLADHGVTYGSVERVAFGAGNAPPAQAG
- the tgmA gene encoding putative ATP-grasp-modified RiPP, which translates into the protein MKPFAWNYARPAEQAPALTAYAYDAALQLNVLSDGRPAIADRALMAAAGTTTSKAGSATHFDD
- the tgmB gene encoding ATP-grasp ribosomal peptide maturase, with amino-acid sequence MTVLVLTSEQDVTADMVVAQLHELGVPLVRFDPGDLPGDVALSAEYVRGEFRGYLSTGGRVASVEAMRSVWIRRPGEAAAHAPDPSSWLTDESSHALYGMLDSTAARWMNHPSAAARARRKPWQMRLAHRSGFPVPATLVTTYPAMARKFAEQYRHVVVKSVSGKSPGDPPMALPTTLVPPDADFSGVAAGPTLLQRYIAKAADIRLTSVGGTHLAARKTAEAGQVDGRFGDTGHTWEPVEVPVPVARAVERYTKEAELAYGAFDFAEDATGTWWFLECNQGGQFGFVELETGQPIARTVAEWLAADPTA
- a CDS encoding DnaJ family domain-containing protein; protein product: MTERKPPGVSFESWVDRQVRQATENGEFEDLPGFGKPLPEDPGGYDELWWIKGKMHREGLAVLPPALALRKEAEDALAEALRAPSEAAVRRIVARINERITPAMLRPPPGPPLGLKPYDADAVVEEWRRGRR